From one Anticarsia gemmatalis isolate Benzon Research Colony breed Stoneville strain chromosome 20, ilAntGemm2 primary, whole genome shotgun sequence genomic stretch:
- the LOC142981931 gene encoding phosphatidylinositol-3,5-bisphosphate 3-phosphatase MTMR4 isoform X3, translating to MSDRERYRAPPQPEPPPHRVRAADLYPRLRAQYDEPGLDAGFTPICGEFVQWVGRTADGGTIAMSNYRLHVQPRRRTGPGASVPLRLIDALEIRDLLHLIVLCKNGRQLKCTFNTGDQCIEWWRRLNTALAPIGSVQETFAAAYAAWAKEQPPTSVHRALIRASQSAQRHWFGPEVERLDFTTKGAWRVTAANAEYKLCPSYPPLLVVPASICDEDLDSVARFRAMRRVPAVVWRHRANGAVIARSSQPEVGWLGWRSSEDERLLAAFVSACNADRGMQPPNNNKQLKLLIVDARSYASAVTNRARGGGCECQQYYPAADIQFMCLPNIHHVRRSFQQMRALAAEPNDQANWHSNLERTLWLQYVSGVVRAASVVARAVAAGRPVLVHCSDGWDRTPQIVAAAQLILDPYYRTLEGFRVLIEREWLDFGHKFADRCGHQFGPEDPNERSPIFLQWLDVIHQMMLQFPCSFEFNEAYLIKLGTHVHSCMFGTFLCNTSRERSECRAQDITPQVWHLLRAPAYRNHLYSPHHLEQTIWPEYSVRAMCVWGAMFGAHSEAPGEPRERPPRAAPPSAVPPQNGLMTKTRSCDNLLNEGEKRTAQRRCSDPSLAPDVMKLSMVVANECENRRECRAALTDSCVDDLPVLPLNNDDSQEPDPEQDQVDGLHPDHFENSTRLPRDIASGSSSLERELVAAEVTDKVIAHTDDVSDDVTPAPPTPDVDTPEEPPVFVCDTYTDVIGMQEAARETGRTRNISITWRSISESSNQSSTGFDINEARGEPAASRTSSHESSPLDNHNCTEGDRANHNVLTDIATNHNGVTNGINGIDDVATKFLEVDLNGGATSSSISSESEGEAAAAPRRGARGRVASQLTLCPASPRRQPCCHCSRRTSTTSGIETSGESGGSSEACWCGVCGGEVGAERVRCVCGAGASRPPDPLDGLPPALDPLQARLHQIILYQKKVVEELSGQLREAREALRLSSPVAGAAPAAAHSAPHSATHSQLLSSQKSAGGAVTSGGGPRSGSSSGSASEVEVGEEARGVVWLPDSAAPRCQYCRNHFWLARRRHHCRRCGGIFCGSCSEMSTWGSCGTVRVCRRCRALR from the exons ATGCACATTTAATACGGGAGACCAATGTATAGAATGGTGGAGGCGGCTGAACACCGCTCTCGCGCCGATAGGTTCAGTTCAAGAAACGTTCGCGGCGGCGTACGCTGCCTGGGCGAAGGAACAACCACCGACGTCAGTACATAGAGCTCTCATAAGAGCATCACAATCTGCACAGAGACATTGGTTTGGACCAGAA GTGGAACGGTTAGATTTCACGACGAAAGGCGCGTGGAGAGTTACGGCAGCTAACGCGGAGTACAAGTTGTGCCCCTCGTATCCACCTCTCCTAGTCGTGCCTGCTTCCATCTGTGATGAGGACCTCGATTCCGTTGCGCG GTTTCGTGCCATGCGCCGTGTCCCGGCGGTGGTGTGGCGGCACCGCGCCAACGGCGCCGTGATCGCGCGGTCGTCGCAGCCCGAGGTGGGCTGGCTCGGCTGGCGCTCCAGCGAGGATGAGAGACTACTCGCCGCCTTCGTCAGCGCCTGCAACGCTGACCGAGGCATGCAACCGCCTAATAACAACAAG caaCTGAAACTACTAATAGTGGATGCGAGATCATACGCGTCTGCCGTCACCAACAGAGCACGAGGTGGCGGTTGTGAATGTCAGCAGTATTACCCGGCTGCAGACATTCAATTCATGTGCCTGCCAAACATACATCACGTGAGGAGAAGCTTCCAACAGATGCGGGCGCTCGCCGCCGAGCCCAACGATCAAGCCAA TTGGCACAGCAACCTAGAGCGGACCCTCTGGCTACAGTACGTGTCGGGCGTGGTGCGCGCCGCGTCGGTCGTGGCCCGCGCGGTGGCGGCGGGCCGGCCCGTGCTCGTCCACTGCTCCGACGGGTGGGACCGCACGCCGCAGATTGTAGCCGCCGCACAGCTTATACTTGACCCTTACTATAGAACACTAGAG GGTTTCCGCGTGCTAATCGAGCGCGAATGGCTGGACTTCGGCCACAAGTTCGCGGACCGGTGCGGCCATCAGTTCGGACCTGAAGACCCCAACGAGCGCTCGCCCATCTTCCTCCAGTGGCTCGACGTCATTCACCAGATGATGCTGCAGTTCCCCTGCAGCTTCGAGTTCAACGAAGCTTATTTG ATAAAGCTGGGCACACACGTGCACTCGTGCATGTTCGGCACGTTCCTGTGCAACACGTCGCGGGAGCGCTCCGAGTGCCGCGCGCAGGACATCACGCCGCAAGTGTGGCACCTGCTCCGAGCGCCCGCCTACAGGAACCATCTGTATTCACCGCACCATCTGGAACAG ACGATCTGGCCGGAGTACAGCGTGCGCGCCATGTGCGTGTGGGGCGCCATGTTCGGCGCTCACAGCGAGGCGCCGGGCGAGCCGCGCGAGCgaccgccgcgcgccgcgccgcccagCGCCGTGCCGCCGCAGAACG GATTAATGACCAAAACAAGATCATGTGACAACTTACTGAATGAAGGCGAAAAACGAACAGCGCAGAGAAGATGTAGCGACCCTAGTTTAGCGCCCGATGTTAt GAAACTATCAATGGTAGTAGCGAACGAGTGTGAGAATCGTCGCGAATGTCGGGCTGCGCTGACAGATAGCTGCGTAGATGACCTGCCCGTGTTACCTCTCAACAACGACGACTCGCAGGAGCCGGACCCAGAACAAGATCAA GTCGACGGCCTCCACCCAGACCACTTCGAGAACTCCACCCGTCTCCCCCGCGACATCGCCAGCGGCTCCTCGTCCCTAGAACGCGAGCTAGTGGCCGCTGAAGTCACGGACAAGGTGATCGCGCACACGGATGACGTCAGCGATGACGTcacgcccgcgccgcccacGCCCGACGTGGACACGCCTGAAGAGCCGCCCGTGTTCGTCTGCGATACTTACACCGATGTTATTGGGATGCAGGAG GCTGCCCGTGAAACCGGCCGCACTCGCAACATCAGCATCACCTGGAGATCAATCTCGGAATCTTCCAACCAGTCATCCACCGGGTTCGACATCAATGAAGCGCGCGGCGAGCCCGCAGCCTCCCGGACCTCCTCCCACGAGTCCTCTCCTCTCGACAACCACAACTGTACGGAGGGCGACCGCGCCAACCATAATGTACTCACCGATATCGCCACCAACCATAATGGAGTCACTAATGGCATAAACGGCATCGATGATGTCGCTACTAAGTTTCTGGAAGTTGATTTGAATG GTGGCGCGACATCCAGCAGCATCAGTTCAGAGAGCGAGGGCGAGGCTGCAGCGGCCCCTAGACGAGGGGCGCGCGGGCGCGTGGCGTCGCAGCTCACGCTGTGCCCCGCGTCGCCGCGCCGCCAGCCCTGCTGCCACTGCTCGCGCCGGACCAGCACCACTA GTGGTATTGAAACATCAGGAGAATCCGGTGGTAGTTCGGAAGCGTGCTGGTGCGGTGTATGTGGCGGTGAGGTTGGCGCCGAGCGTGTGCGGTGCGTgtgcggcgcgggcgcgtcGCGCCCACCCGACCCGCTCGACGGTCTGCCGCCTGCACTCGACCCGCTACAAGCTAGGCTGCATCAGATCATACTCTACCAGAAG AAAGTAGTAGAAGAGCTGTCGGGTCAGCTGCGCGAGGCGCGGGAGGCGCTGCGGCTGTCGTCGCCcgtggcgggcgcggcgccggcTGCCGCCCACAGCGCGCCGCACTCCGCCACGCACTCACAG TTGTTGTCGTCGCAGAAGTCAGCGGGCGGTGCGGTGACGAGCGGCGGCGGGCCCCGCAGCGGCAGCAGCAGCGGCTCGGCGTCCGAGGTGGAGGTGGGCGAGGAGGCGCGCGGCGTCGTGTGGCTGCCCGacagcgccgcgccgcgctgCCAGTACTGCAGGAACCACTTCTGGCTCGCCCGGAGAAGACACCACTGCAG ACGTTGCGGCGGTATATTCTGCGGCTCGTGCTCGGAGATGAGCACGTGGGGCTCCTGCGGCACCGTGCGCGTGTGCCGGCGCTGCCGCGCGCTGCGGTGA
- the LOC142981738 gene encoding WSCD family member AAEL009094: MVRRSILLLAAAVVALYFTIILFMLNPLHGAKHAYYGSGYMNHFAFRHDPPINWCNELRWRNPPSPDVVALVSYPGSGNTWLRYLLQQVTGIVTGSIYMDYGLRVHGFPAENVTDGSVLVVKTHEAPPIEPDKFKSAILLIRNPRDAILADFNRLHKGHIGTAPKSAFKKKTHEHKKTADWSTYVSTQLTVWESLHNLWLTKYIGPVHIVFYEVLVKDTKSTLQGILDFLSYNVTETEMSCALANKEGIYRRKKKHQDFDPFTAEMYKALDQVRNKVLAMVMDYKRRHSNTVTLTKLDTNRIL; the protein is encoded by the exons ATGGTTCGGCGATCAATATTGCTGCTTGCCGCTGCAGTGGTGGCGCTGTATTTTAcgataatattgtttatgttgAATCCTTTGCATGGTGCGAAACATGCATATTACGGTAGTGGATATATGAATCATTTCGCATTTCGGCACGATCCTCCGATAAATTGGTGCAATGAGCTTCGCTGGCGGAATCCTCCGTCACCTGACGTGGTCGCGCTGGTTTCGTACCCGGGCAGTGGCAACACATGGTTGAGATATCTGCTGCAACAAGTTACAG GCATAGTAACAGGCTCAATATACATGGACTATGGTCTCCGAGTTCATGGGTTTCCTGCAGAAAATGTGACTGATGGATCCGTGCTTGTGGTTAAGACTCACGAGGCTCCTCCCATAGAGCCTGACAAGTTCAAATCAGCTATCCTACTAATAAGGAACCCTAGGGATGCTATAttg GCTGACTTCAACAGACTACACAAGGGTCACATTGGTACAGCACCCAAATCAGCTTTTAAGAAGAAAACACATGAACATAAGAAAAcag CCGACTGGTCAACATATGTATCAACTCAACTGACAGTATGGGAGTCACTACACAACTTATGGCTGACAAAGTACATAGGTCCTGTACATATTGTGTTCTATGAAGTGTTGGTGAAGGATACCAAGAGCACATTGCAAGGAATACTTGACTTCTTGAGCTATAATGTTACTGAG ACCGAAATGAGCTGCGCTTTGGCGAACAAGGAAGGCATATACCGTCGCAAGAAGAAGCATCAAGATTTCGACCCATTCACAGCTGAGATGTACAAGGCGTTAGACCAGGTGAGGAACAAAGTATTAGCTATGGTCATGGACTATAAGCGACGGCACAGCAACACCGTCACACTTACGAAGTTAGATACAAACCGGatactatag
- the Not10 gene encoding CCR4-NOT transcription complex subunit 10 produces MATAKDEPVVLAHECYVKKDYSGALQHLNELENLIGSGNKRVQHNKAVVEFMASDMKNVDKFKKAIAQLTGLTFPDIETKDLSAPFLLYNYAVVLYHSRYYYQCAVLLERLLTCKNVKDNKLFQQIVLLLLESTLCRRTYEKTLEIAKTHGEPLKSNPEVSDLFDRLVSRAQLLIGQHKVKLNLKPDSIENVFIIAQQQYLNGDVNESSSTLGQYKTLKYNYDLKTQGEDIWAAINNNLGVIYLSIKKPFLASKYFQHAVKEHFKAMESEDSEKLIACRDRPLYVFNLGLALLSANNSEGAFECLVEAARHYPNNPRIWLHLAECCVKKCCSDEAQQYTVKKLGSGPHTRILLAKEGKEKYSTSGESFAIPSLSLEFAALCLRNAITLLPNQEQPADITAPLIQAPPGPPINWKQRCELKNSTFVLQSYVLLHLQDPLSALMSANELLSQPDASSSHKAWAHIYAAEALINLDRIADAVEHLHPPMIHDLVSVLPYQMKDMIAVSVWAKAAVCHILRGDLVTARKILLQINSPRVLPLQMYLEICTGNIDNCHTLLRKLRYTNFTI; encoded by the coding sequence ATGGCCACCGCAAAGGATGAACCAGTTGTCCTAGCACATGAGTGTTATGTCAAGAAGGATTACTCAGGGGCATTACAGCACCTCAATGAATTGGAAAATCTTATTGGAAGTGGGAATAAGCGGGTACAGCATAATAAAGCAGTTGTGGAATTTATGGCTAGCGATATGAAGAATGTGGACAAGTTTAAAAAAGCTATCGCACAACTAACAGGACTGACATTTCCAGACATTGAAACTAAAGACCTGAGTGCACCATTCTTATTATACAACTATGCTGTGGTGTTATATCATTCTAGATATTACTACCAGTGCGCTGTTCTCCTAGAGAGGTTGTTAACTTGTAAGAATGTGAAGGACAACAAGTTGTTTCAACAGATAGTACTGTTGTTGTTAGAATCAACTTTATGCAGACGGACATATGAGAAGACATTGGAGATAGCAAAGACACATGGTGAACCATTGAAATCAAACCCTGAAGTCAGTGATCTCTTTGATAGGCTAGTCAGCAGAGCACAGCTCCTGATAGGACAGCACAAAGTGAAGTTAAACTTAAAGCCAGACTcaatagaaaatgttttcatCATTGCGCAGCAACAGTATTTGAACGGCGATGTTAATGAGTCCTCATCTACACTAGGCCAATACAAGACTTTAAAGTATAATTACGATTTGAAAACACAAGGTGAAGATATCTGGGCAGccattaataataatcttggagttatatatttatcaatcaAAAAACCATTTTTAGCTTCTAAGTATTTCCAGCATGCAGTCAAGGAACATTTTAAAGCTATGGAATCTGAGGACAGTGAAAAACTAATAGCTTGTAGAGACCGAccattgtatgtatttaacttGGGTCTTGCTTTACTCTCTGCAAACAATTCTGAAGGAGCATTTGAGTGTTTAGTTGAGGCAGCTAGACATTATCCAAATAATCCTCGGATCTGGCTTCATTTAGCTGAATGTTGTGTGAAGAAATGTTGCAGTGATGAAGCACAACAATACACAGTCAAAAAGTTAGGCAGTGGCCCTCACACTCGTATATTATTAGCTAAGGAAGGTAAAGAAAAGTACTCAACATCGGGAGAATCATTTGCAATACCTTCATTGTCATTAGAATTTGCAGCACTGTGCTTAAGGAATGCTATAACATTACTACCAAACCAAGAGCAACCAGCAGATATCACAGCACCTTTAATTCAAGCACCTCCTGGCCCACCGATCAACTGGAAACAGAGATGTGAACTGAAAAACTCAACATTTGTTCTACAAAGTTATGTGTTACTACACCTACAGGATCCTTTATCGGCACTGATGAGTGCAAATGAGTTACTCAGTCAACCAGATGCTTCAAGTAGTCATAAAGCTTGGGCACATATTTACGCTGCTGAAGCTCTTATAAACTTGGATCGAATAGCAGATGCAGTGGAACACTTACACCCACCAATGATACATGATCTTGTGTCAGTATTGCCATATCAAATGAAAGATATGATTGCAGTAAGTGTGTGGGCAAAAGCTGCAGTCTGTCACATTCTCAGAGGAGATTTGGTGACAGCAAGGAAAATACTGTTACAAATCAATTCCCCACGAGTCCTACCATTGcagatgtatttagaaatatgtacAGGAAACATAGATAATTGTCACACATTACTTAGAAAACTAAGGTATACTaactttacaatataa
- the Pop4 gene encoding ribonuclease P/MRP subunit POP4 → MASDETFNKAAAEAIVGFLKSNVKKSGNANIESELKTDFVLAKKKSKGHKKGTKKKKLRILTRKEKQTLGFYNIPRKGVKYNDMLPMNKIWLKYISDLLDLSSPIPDPTSKAWDNFTQALYKADFHGSILNVIRSKCPSYVGKTGICIMDTRNTFKIVSKDNIVTTIPKRECVFEMFMDSHKVTLFGKHLCVRPAERSTKKIKGHIHPDL, encoded by the coding sequence atggcaTCGGACGAAACTTTTAACAAAGCAGCAGCCGAGGCGATCGTTGGATTTCTAAAGTCTAATGTGAAAAAATCAGGGAATGCGAATATTGAATCTGAGCTGAAAACTGATTTTGTTCTCGCAAAGAAGAAAAGCAAAGGTCATAAAAAAGGAACCAAGAAAAAGAAACTGCGTATCCTCACAAGAAAAGAGAAGCAAACTCTAGGGTTTTACAACATACCTAGAAAAGGTGTAAAGTATAATGATATGCTGCCAATGAACAAAATTTGGTTAAAATATATATCGGACCTTTTGGATTTGAGTAGTCCAATCCCGGACCCGACTAGCAAGGCATGGGATAATTTTACGCAAGCTTTGTACAAGGCTGATTTCCATggaagtattttaaatgtaataagatcAAAGTGCCCGAGCTATGTTGGAAAAACTGGCATTTGTATAATGGACACGAggaatacttttaaaatagtatCTAAGGACAATATAGTGACAACAATACCTAAAAGAGAGTGTGTATTTGAAATGTTCATGGATAGCCATAAGGTTACATTGTTTGGTAAGCACCTGTGTGTAAGACCTGCTGAAAGATctactaagaaaataaaaggcCATATTCATcctgatttataa
- the LOC142981841 gene encoding aldo-keto reductase AKR2E4-like, translating into MVQKVPKVKLSSGHEMPIVGLGTYARKADPAQYRQGVEWGIEAGYRHIDTASSYNNEVYVGEGINNKIKDGTVTRDQLFVTTKLWNNCHAESDVVPSLKDSLARLKLDYVDLYLVHWPVSVNANGGDADIDYLETWRGMEEAVKLGLAKSIGVSNFNEQQLERLIKAANIKPVCNQFEINPTLTQHKLVDFCKKLSVVPVAYTPLGLISEARPEFNGLDAIKTDARLGDIAQKYGKTRAQIALKYLLQRDIVVVPKSFTKSRIAENLELFDFELTQDEMTIVDGFNINHRCVPANAFSSFKNYPF; encoded by the exons ATGGTACAAAAAGTTCCCAAAGTAAAACTTTCAAGTGGTCATGAAATGCCGATAGTTGGACTTGGCACGTATGCT AGAAAGGCAGATCCAGCTCAATACAGGCAGGGTGTGGAGTGGGGCATAGAGGCTGGATACAGGCACATAGACACAGCATCATCATACAACAATGAGGTCTATGTAGGAGAGGGCATAAACAATAAGATAAAAGATGGAACTGTTACGAGAGATCAACTTTTTGTTACTActaag CTTTGGAATAACTGTCACGCAGAAAGTGATGTGGTACCATCATTGAAGGACTCTCTGGCAAGACTTAAATTAGACTATGTGGATTTGTACCTGGTACACTGGCCAGTTTCAGttaat GCTAATGGTGGTGATGCTGACATTGATTACCTAGAAACATGGAGGGGTATGGAAGAAGCGGTGAAACTTGGTCTAGCCAAGTCTATTGGAGTTTCTAACTTCAATGAACAACAGTTAGAGAGGCTGATAAAGGCAGCTAATATCAAACCTGTTTGTAATCAGTTTGAG ATTAATCCCACTCTAACACAGCACAAGTTAGTGGACTTCTGTAAGAAGTTATCCGTAGTGCCGGTCGCGTATACGCCCTTAGGACTGATATCGGAAGCGCGGCCGGAGTTTAATGGACTGGACGCGATCAAAACTGATGCGAGACTCGGGGACATAGCACAGAAGTATGGCAAGACTCGCGCTCAGATTGCTTTGAAATATTTG cTACAACGCGACATAGTAGTCGTACCAAAATCATTCACGAAGTCACGTATCGCAGAGAACTTGGAGTTATTCGACTTTGAACTAACACAGGACGAGATGACAATCGTTGACGGTTTCAATATCAATCACCGATGTGTTCCCGCTAATGCTTTCTCTAGCTTTAAAAATTACCCTTTTTAA